One Acidobacteriaceae bacterium genomic region harbors:
- the garD gene encoding galactarate dehydratase — translation MLRAEESRPLYVQVHPDDNVAIVVNEGGLPAGTKFESGLVLTENIPEAHKIALSDIHAGAPIVRYGSVIGFAEGEISKGSWVHEEKMRLPSAPSLDSLPLATAVPPALPPLEGYTFEGFVNDDGSVGTKNILGITTTVQCVAATVDYAVRRIRQEILPRYPNVDDVIALTHTYGCGIATDAPNAEIPIRTLRNLSLNPNLGGAPMVVSLGCEKLQPTRLMPSSTLPILNATPYVVQLQDERHHSFEEMVAAIMQMAEKRLEMLNGRHRTVRPAADLVVGVQCGGSDAFSGVTANPAVGYATDLLVRAGATVMFSEVTEVRDAVHLLTARAATEDIARDLVREMAWYDAYLSSGGVDRSANPSPGNKRGGLTNIVEKTLGSIAKAGTSPIAGVFGPGERVTKKGLIFAATPAGDFVCGTLQLAASMNMHIFTTGRGTPYGLAMAPVIKVASRSALAQRWRDLIDIDAGAIATGNATIEQVGWQIFEMVLDVASGRRQTWADHWGLHNDLALFNPTPLT, via the coding sequence ATGTTAAGAGCAGAAGAATCACGTCCGCTGTATGTGCAGGTTCACCCCGACGACAACGTTGCCATTGTTGTGAATGAAGGCGGTTTGCCCGCGGGGACGAAGTTCGAGTCGGGCCTGGTACTGACGGAAAACATTCCAGAGGCGCACAAAATCGCACTCAGCGATATACATGCAGGCGCGCCAATCGTTCGCTACGGTTCTGTGATCGGGTTCGCTGAGGGAGAGATTTCAAAAGGAAGCTGGGTCCATGAAGAAAAGATGCGTCTGCCAAGCGCGCCTTCCCTGGACTCTCTCCCACTCGCAACTGCAGTGCCACCGGCATTGCCGCCGCTTGAGGGTTACACCTTCGAGGGCTTTGTCAACGATGACGGCTCCGTTGGAACAAAGAACATTCTCGGAATCACCACAACGGTGCAGTGCGTGGCCGCAACCGTCGATTACGCCGTGCGGCGAATCCGACAGGAGATTCTTCCCCGCTATCCGAACGTGGATGATGTCATCGCGCTCACGCACACCTATGGGTGTGGCATAGCGACCGATGCGCCCAACGCCGAGATTCCCATTCGCACATTGCGCAATTTGAGCTTGAATCCAAATCTGGGTGGCGCACCGATGGTGGTGAGCCTTGGTTGCGAGAAGCTGCAGCCGACACGCTTGATGCCGTCCAGCACACTGCCGATTCTTAACGCGACACCTTATGTGGTGCAGCTCCAGGATGAGAGACACCACAGCTTCGAAGAGATGGTCGCTGCCATCATGCAGATGGCTGAGAAGCGCCTGGAGATGCTGAATGGCAGACACCGGACCGTGCGCCCTGCCGCGGACCTGGTGGTCGGCGTGCAGTGTGGAGGGAGCGACGCTTTCTCTGGTGTGACCGCGAATCCGGCCGTAGGCTACGCTACCGATCTCCTGGTGAGAGCCGGCGCGACAGTGATGTTTTCCGAGGTCACGGAGGTTCGCGACGCTGTGCACCTTCTCACAGCGCGCGCTGCAACCGAGGACATCGCACGCGACCTGGTTCGCGAAATGGCCTGGTATGACGCTTATCTGAGCAGCGGCGGCGTTGACCGCAGCGCAAATCCGAGCCCCGGAAACAAACGTGGCGGCCTGACGAATATTGTCGAGAAGACTTTGGGTTCAATTGCCAAAGCAGGCACTTCGCCTATAGCGGGCGTCTTCGGCCCCGGCGAGAGGGTGACGAAGAAGGGCCTTATCTTTGCGGCGACGCCTGCAGGCGATTTTGTCTGCGGGACACTGCAACTCGCCGCCTCGATGAACATGCATATCTTCACAACGGGGCGGGGAACTCCTTACGGACTCGCAATGGCTCCAGTCATCAAGGTGGCGTCACGGTCCGCGCTCGCCCAACGCTGGCGCGATCTTATCGACATTGATGCAGGAGCAATCGCCACAGGTAACGCCACCATCGAGCAGGTCGGTTGGCAGATATTCGAGATGGTGCTGGACGTCGCGAGCGGCCGCCGGCAAACCTGGGCCGACCACTGGGGCCTGCATAACGACCTCGCTCTGTTCAATCCGACACCACTCACCTAA
- a CDS encoding enolase C-terminal domain-like protein: MSLVEAVGKATPVVTQMRVIPVAGQDSMLLNLSGAHAPFFTRNVVLLNDSAGNMGVGEVPGGEKIRRVLESARQLVNGKPIAAYQAVLNSVREQFAGEDAGGRGLQTFDQRTAIHAVTAIESAMLDLLGKFLGLPVCDLLGEGRQRSSVDVLGYLFYIGDRGKCDLHYRDESAEKDEWFRLRNEEALTNEAILHLAAAAQARYGFRDFKLKGGVFESAREMETVVALAERFPKARITLDPNGAWSLDEAIRLCSGKQNVLSYAEDPCGAENGFSGREIMAEFRSATGLPTATNMIATDWRELKHAVQLHAVDIPLADPHFWTMQGSVRVAQLCEDWGLTWGSHSNNHFDISLAMFTHVAAAAPGRITAIDTHWIWQDGQRLTKEPLRIADGRIRVPDRPGLGVELDPEQVARAHTLYNEVGSGGRDDTRAMQFLIAGWQFDNKRPCMVR; this comes from the coding sequence GTGAGCCTGGTTGAAGCAGTAGGAAAGGCGACCCCGGTCGTGACCCAGATGCGAGTAATTCCCGTCGCCGGTCAAGACAGCATGCTGCTCAATCTGAGCGGAGCTCATGCCCCATTCTTTACGCGAAACGTTGTGCTGCTGAACGACAGCGCGGGGAACATGGGCGTCGGAGAGGTTCCTGGTGGCGAGAAGATTCGTCGTGTACTGGAATCCGCTCGTCAGCTTGTGAATGGAAAGCCAATTGCCGCGTATCAGGCTGTCCTGAATTCAGTCCGAGAACAATTCGCGGGCGAAGATGCTGGCGGGCGCGGGCTGCAAACATTCGATCAGCGGACCGCGATCCATGCGGTGACGGCGATCGAATCTGCAATGCTGGACCTGCTCGGAAAATTCTTAGGCCTTCCCGTTTGCGACTTGCTCGGAGAAGGGCGGCAACGCTCGAGTGTCGATGTACTCGGGTATCTGTTTTACATCGGCGACCGCGGCAAGTGCGATTTGCACTACCGCGACGAGAGCGCTGAGAAGGACGAATGGTTTCGACTGCGCAATGAGGAGGCGCTGACAAACGAAGCGATCCTCCACCTTGCGGCTGCAGCGCAAGCGCGCTATGGATTTCGCGACTTCAAATTGAAAGGCGGAGTTTTCGAGAGCGCGCGCGAGATGGAAACTGTCGTTGCACTTGCAGAGCGCTTCCCGAAGGCACGAATCACGCTGGACCCAAACGGCGCATGGTCGCTCGACGAAGCGATTCGCCTGTGCAGCGGAAAACAGAATGTCTTGTCCTATGCCGAAGATCCCTGCGGAGCAGAGAACGGCTTCTCAGGCCGAGAGATCATGGCGGAGTTCCGCTCCGCCACCGGTCTGCCGACGGCAACCAATATGATCGCGACCGATTGGCGTGAGCTCAAGCATGCCGTCCAGCTACATGCAGTGGACATTCCACTCGCGGATCCACACTTCTGGACGATGCAGGGTTCTGTGCGTGTCGCGCAGCTCTGTGAGGACTGGGGACTGACCTGGGGATCGCATTCCAATAACCACTTCGATATCTCACTTGCCATGTTCACGCATGTCGCCGCGGCCGCGCCGGGCAGAATCACGGCCATCGATACGCATTGGATATGGCAGGATGGGCAGCGTCTTACGAAAGAGCCGCTGCGAATCGCAGACGGAAGAATTCGCGTGCCGGATCGCCCAGGACTTGGAGTCGAGCTCGATCCCGAGCAGGTAGCGCGCGCTCACACGCTCTACAATGAGGTAGGATCCGGTGGCCGTGATGACACGCGAGCGATGCAGTTTCTCATCGCAGGCTGGCAGTTCGACAACAAGCGCCCCTGCATGGTTCGGTAA
- a CDS encoding cytochrome b N-terminal domain-containing protein, producing the protein MAWYKDTYDWLERRLQLEGPIKEAVLHPVPKSTASWWYVFGSASLTLLILQIVTGILLALVYVPSAGHAWETLQVLNYQLPLGWFLRAMHGWGSNFMVAVVLIHMAQVFLFGAYKFPRELTWVLGVFMLLMTLGMAFTGQVLRFDQDAYWGLGIGASIMGRVPFIGGALVHLLLGGPIINGATLTRFFALHVFVIPGVLLMFTALHVWMVVKLGINEWPVPGRIVRRETYVQEYNELAHTDGLPFVPGAVWKDLFFSAAILFAVAFCAAVFGPYGPTGIPDPSIIQTVPKPDFFFLWIYTVLSYLPPSMETPFILIVPAVAVAILIALPFVAGVGEKSWWRRPIGVFAVMFIAVCFGVFTELGTSTPWSPHMDAWSSAAVPVEYLHNRTPLERQGANVFQEKQCRNCHAIGGVGGQRGPELSDVATRLTEDQMIRQVLLGGGNMPAYGSTLSPAETTALVRFLDTMHPNYQPAAGDASREVVQTGGRPPNTTVESGGGQQNAPH; encoded by the coding sequence ATGGCCTGGTACAAGGACACCTACGATTGGTTAGAGCGGCGGCTGCAGCTCGAAGGGCCGATCAAAGAGGCTGTGCTGCATCCTGTGCCGAAGAGCACAGCGAGCTGGTGGTACGTGTTTGGCAGCGCGAGTTTGACGCTGCTGATTCTGCAAATTGTCACGGGGATTCTGCTGGCGCTGGTGTATGTGCCGTCGGCGGGGCATGCGTGGGAGACGCTGCAGGTGTTGAACTACCAGCTCCCGCTGGGATGGTTTTTGCGCGCGATGCATGGATGGGGATCGAACTTCATGGTTGCCGTCGTGCTCATTCACATGGCGCAGGTATTTCTGTTCGGCGCGTATAAATTTCCGCGCGAGCTAACGTGGGTTCTCGGCGTGTTCATGCTGCTGATGACGCTGGGCATGGCGTTCACGGGGCAGGTGCTGCGCTTCGATCAGGATGCGTACTGGGGATTGGGAATCGGCGCGTCGATCATGGGGCGCGTGCCATTCATTGGCGGAGCGCTGGTGCATCTGCTCCTGGGCGGACCGATCATTAATGGCGCAACGCTGACGAGGTTCTTCGCGCTGCATGTGTTTGTCATTCCCGGTGTGTTGCTGATGTTCACAGCGCTGCATGTGTGGATGGTGGTAAAGCTGGGCATCAATGAGTGGCCGGTTCCGGGACGCATTGTTCGCCGCGAGACGTACGTGCAGGAGTACAACGAGCTAGCGCACACGGATGGGCTGCCTTTTGTACCGGGTGCGGTGTGGAAGGACCTGTTCTTCTCGGCGGCGATTTTGTTTGCGGTTGCGTTCTGCGCGGCGGTGTTTGGGCCGTATGGGCCGACGGGGATACCGGACCCGAGCATTATCCAGACGGTGCCGAAGCCGGACTTCTTCTTCCTGTGGATCTACACGGTGCTGTCGTACCTGCCGCCGAGCATGGAGACGCCGTTCATCCTGATTGTGCCGGCAGTTGCGGTGGCGATCCTGATTGCGCTGCCGTTCGTCGCGGGTGTTGGCGAGAAGAGCTGGTGGCGGCGGCCGATTGGCGTGTTCGCGGTGATGTTTATTGCGGTGTGCTTCGGTGTGTTTACGGAACTGGGCACATCGACGCCGTGGAGCCCGCACATGGACGCGTGGAGCTCGGCGGCGGTGCCGGTGGAGTATCTGCACAACCGCACGCCGCTGGAACGGCAGGGAGCGAACGTGTTTCAGGAGAAGCAGTGCCGCAACTGTCACGCAATCGGAGGCGTGGGCGGACAGCGTGGACCGGAGTTGAGTGATGTTGCCACGCGGCTGACCGAAGACCAGATGATTCGGCAGGTGCTGCTAGGCGGCGGCAATATGCCGGCGTATGGAAGCACGCTTTCGCCAGCAGAGACGACGGCGCTGGTGCGCTTCCTGGACACGATGCACCCGAACTATCAACCGGCTGCGGGCGATGCTTCGCGTGAGGTTGTGCAGACTGGCGGACGACCACCTAATACAACGGTTGAGAGCGGTGGTGGGCAGCAGAACGCACCTCATTAG
- a CDS encoding C39 family peptidase gives MTSFRIGIAVVLLSASSVVTLAQALNKPAPGEDAGWGKPVASLKDIRNEGVTRQRWDISCGAAALSTLLTYQFRDVTPETDIVVWMLHRTDPALVRARHGFSLLDMKHFAQARGYTAEGFSDMSMDELASQKTAVIVPIRLKGFDHFVVVNGIIQGRVFLADPGFGNVTMKADRFQKLWKNGVVFIVHPPDERMQVAKQISSSAKLIPDETFITRTLGVSTPTNGLY, from the coding sequence ATGACCTCATTCAGGATCGGGATCGCAGTAGTACTGCTGAGCGCATCGTCCGTCGTCACCCTGGCGCAGGCTCTGAACAAGCCTGCACCAGGGGAGGACGCGGGGTGGGGGAAGCCTGTCGCCTCGTTGAAGGACATCCGCAACGAGGGAGTTACACGGCAACGGTGGGACATAAGCTGCGGCGCTGCCGCACTAAGCACGCTCCTCACGTATCAATTCAGAGACGTCACACCTGAGACCGACATCGTCGTGTGGATGTTGCATCGAACCGACCCTGCCCTTGTCCGTGCGAGGCACGGGTTTTCTCTTTTGGACATGAAGCATTTTGCGCAAGCGCGCGGATACACGGCTGAAGGCTTCAGCGACATGTCCATGGACGAACTAGCCAGCCAAAAGACGGCAGTCATCGTACCGATCCGCCTGAAGGGCTTCGATCATTTTGTTGTTGTCAACGGCATCATTCAGGGGAGAGTATTTCTTGCTGATCCTGGCTTTGGCAACGTCACGATGAAGGCAGACCGCTTCCAGAAACTGTGGAAGAACGGCGTTGTCTTTATCGTTCACCCTCCGGATGAGCGAATGCAGGTCGCAAAGCAAATCAGCTCCTCGGCAAAGCTGATTCCTGACGAGACCTTCATTACGCGGACACTTGGGGTGTCGACGCCTACCAATGGCTTGTATTAA
- a CDS encoding MFS transporter, whose translation MTAGKQTHVRYLIIAMLFIASSFSYGDRVALSIAGTSMERELTLDPVKLGLLLSGFGWAYVAGQLPSGGLLDRFGSKRIYGMSIIAWSVCAFLTGFAGYVVPAMAFTTIFVLRLISGLAQSPVFPGNGRIVAAWFPTAERGTASAIFNSSQYFALVMFGPLFGWLTHSHGWRSCFWFMGVFGSVLAFVWWKTVYNVKEHPLISSAEIEHIEKGGGLANLDQRKGKANPVTWNGAKQLLSQRMLIGIYMGQFCITTLTYFFITWFPIYLVQARHMSVLRGGFAVALPALCGSVGGVLGGVCSDGLLRHGYSLTFARKAPIIAGMLLSITMIACNFTNTQSLVMFLMSVAFFGKGFGALGWTVIADASPRELIGLNGGIFNLFGNTAGITTPIVIGWLVKKTGSFNDALIFVAATALLAIFSYLVVVGEIKRVEIRHPAPATAVGE comes from the coding sequence ATGACCGCAGGCAAGCAAACGCACGTTCGATATCTGATCATCGCGATGCTGTTTATCGCGAGCAGCTTCAGTTACGGCGACCGTGTCGCGCTCTCGATTGCGGGCACGTCGATGGAGCGAGAGCTTACGCTGGATCCGGTGAAGCTTGGCTTGCTGCTCTCCGGTTTTGGTTGGGCCTATGTGGCGGGGCAACTGCCGTCCGGCGGATTGCTGGATCGCTTCGGCTCGAAGCGCATTTACGGGATGAGCATCATCGCCTGGAGCGTTTGTGCATTTCTGACCGGCTTTGCGGGCTACGTGGTGCCTGCGATGGCCTTCACCACGATCTTCGTGTTGCGGCTTATATCAGGGTTGGCGCAGTCGCCTGTCTTTCCTGGGAACGGTCGCATCGTCGCAGCCTGGTTTCCCACGGCCGAACGGGGAACCGCATCTGCGATTTTCAATTCGTCACAGTATTTTGCGCTGGTGATGTTCGGTCCGCTGTTTGGCTGGTTGACGCACAGTCATGGATGGCGAAGCTGCTTCTGGTTCATGGGTGTGTTCGGGTCTGTGCTCGCATTTGTGTGGTGGAAGACCGTATACAACGTCAAAGAACATCCGCTGATCTCGTCCGCTGAGATAGAGCACATCGAGAAGGGCGGAGGACTCGCCAACCTCGATCAGCGGAAGGGCAAAGCCAATCCCGTGACCTGGAATGGAGCGAAGCAACTGCTGAGTCAGAGGATGCTGATTGGCATCTACATGGGCCAGTTCTGCATCACGACGCTGACGTACTTCTTCATCACCTGGTTTCCGATCTATCTTGTGCAGGCCCGGCACATGTCCGTTCTACGCGGCGGGTTTGCGGTGGCTCTCCCCGCGCTCTGCGGCTCCGTCGGCGGAGTGCTCGGCGGCGTATGCTCGGATGGTCTGCTGCGGCACGGATACTCACTGACCTTTGCGCGCAAGGCGCCGATCATTGCAGGCATGCTGCTCTCGATCACGATGATCGCTTGTAATTTCACGAACACGCAGAGCCTCGTCATGTTCCTGATGTCAGTTGCATTCTTCGGAAAGGGCTTCGGCGCACTTGGCTGGACGGTCATCGCGGACGCATCGCCCAGGGAATTGATTGGGCTGAACGGCGGCATCTTCAATCTGTTCGGCAACACCGCAGGTATAACGACGCCAATCGTCATTGGATGGTTGGTGAAGAAGACCGGCTCGTTCAACGATGCACTGATCTTTGTCGCTGCGACAGCTCTTCTGGCGATCTTCAGCTACCTTGTTGTGGTCGGTGAGATTAAGCGAGTCGAGATTCGTCATCCGGCCCCTGCGACAGCCGTTGGAGAATGA
- a CDS encoding cytochrome c oxidase assembly protein, whose product MEEFPHGILAAWSFPVWPAIGLVIAGTLYVRGWRALQRTRARDLPLWRAACFLGGLLAIWIALASPIDALDDFLLSAHMLQHFILMSIAPPLLVLGAPLVPMLRGLPRGLIRWFRPVFASRGVHKVAHAMAHPAVAWLVMNVAYLGWHVPQAFELTLRSEAWHNTEHMCFLFTSIAFWWVIVEPWPSRSRWSQWMVIPYLLTADVVNTILSAVLTFSGKVLYPSYAAAERISSLSPLKDQVLAGAEMWVLNSMVFLVPVAVLVVRMLSPRGLRDASAMTDYAGS is encoded by the coding sequence ATGGAGGAGTTTCCGCACGGAATTCTGGCGGCGTGGAGCTTTCCAGTCTGGCCGGCGATTGGATTGGTGATTGCGGGCACGCTCTATGTGCGCGGATGGCGCGCGCTGCAGCGGACACGTGCGCGGGATCTGCCGCTGTGGCGTGCGGCGTGCTTCTTGGGCGGCCTTCTCGCAATATGGATCGCACTGGCGTCTCCGATTGATGCCCTGGATGATTTTCTGCTGTCGGCGCACATGCTGCAGCATTTCATTTTGATGTCGATCGCTCCGCCGCTGCTGGTGCTGGGCGCGCCGCTTGTGCCGATGTTGCGCGGACTGCCACGAGGTTTGATCCGCTGGTTCCGGCCGGTGTTTGCATCACGTGGCGTGCACAAGGTGGCGCATGCAATGGCGCATCCAGCAGTGGCGTGGCTGGTGATGAACGTCGCGTACCTGGGGTGGCATGTGCCGCAGGCGTTTGAGCTGACGCTGCGCTCGGAGGCATGGCATAACACGGAGCACATGTGTTTTCTGTTCACGTCGATTGCGTTCTGGTGGGTGATCGTAGAGCCGTGGCCGAGCCGCAGCAGATGGTCACAGTGGATGGTAATTCCCTACCTGCTGACGGCGGATGTGGTGAATACGATTTTGTCGGCGGTGCTGACTTTCTCGGGAAAGGTGCTGTATCCGTCGTACGCTGCGGCCGAAAGAATCTCATCGCTGTCGCCGCTGAAGGACCAGGTGCTGGCCGGGGCGGAGATGTGGGTGCTGAACTCGATGGTTTTTCTGGTGCCAGTGGCCGTTCTGGTGGTGAGGATGCTGAGCCCGCGAGGGCTGCGGGATGCATCCGCGATGACCGATTACGCGGGGTCGTAG
- the fusA gene encoding elongation factor G has translation MKVYAGADVRNVAIVGHAHSGKTELISAILKTTKSPAASSRENGGAVTQYDEEEIARKMTMANAVAFAEWDGIKVNMIDTPGFHMFLHEARAAMVPAETALVVVNAQTGVESGTDRVWNYAAEIGLPRVVVMNQVDHPKADSRTGRMEMLEGLRERWGRQVVPVQLPIVDEKGFHGVVDLVTMEAYLYTPGGEGRGTKGKIPHAMEGDAKAAHEALIELVAEGKDELMEEFFAVGTIPEEHLVGALHEAIREDRIFPVLYVSGLQNVGTDHLLDFLKVYAPSPVERAGVPMRAAGKAAGNGSSETEMRKIDDSQPVALYVYKTMVDPFAGRISFFKVISGCVKNDASVENYTRGETERLSHLSIVQGRKLTEVAELHAGDLGAVAKLRVSQTGDTLGAKGHDVAMEAAPIPEPAMTYAIEPKSRADEDKLAPALHKLMEEDLMLKFYRDPQTNEFLVAGAGQMHIETVVSRLKRRFHTEVTLKAPKVPYRETVRAKAQGHGRHKKQTGGHGQFGDCKIRIEPMERGGGFEFVNDIFGGSIPRQFVPAVEKGIQESAARGYLAGYPVVDFRAVVYDGSYHDVDSSEMAFKMAGRLAFRAAMEQAKPALLEPIMKVEIEMPDEFAGAVMGDLNSRRGRVQGMDSAGTGTVVHAQVPLAEMLSYGTTLTSMTQGRGSFRMEMDHYDFVPPAISEKIAAGAKKPAGEELEE, from the coding sequence ATGAAGGTTTACGCGGGAGCTGACGTCAGGAATGTGGCCATCGTGGGGCATGCACACAGCGGGAAGACAGAACTGATCTCGGCGATTCTGAAGACCACGAAGTCGCCGGCGGCGTCCTCCCGCGAGAATGGCGGCGCGGTAACTCAGTACGATGAGGAGGAAATTGCGCGCAAGATGACGATGGCGAACGCAGTGGCGTTCGCCGAGTGGGACGGCATTAAGGTCAACATGATCGACACGCCGGGATTTCATATGTTTCTGCACGAGGCGCGCGCAGCGATGGTGCCCGCAGAGACGGCGCTGGTGGTTGTGAACGCGCAGACGGGCGTGGAGTCAGGCACAGATCGAGTGTGGAATTATGCGGCGGAGATTGGACTGCCGCGCGTAGTCGTCATGAACCAGGTGGACCATCCGAAGGCGGACTCACGCACGGGAAGGATGGAGATGCTGGAGGGCCTGCGTGAAAGATGGGGACGGCAGGTGGTGCCGGTGCAGCTGCCGATTGTGGACGAGAAGGGATTTCATGGTGTCGTCGACCTGGTGACGATGGAGGCGTATCTGTATACGCCCGGTGGTGAAGGACGCGGGACGAAGGGAAAGATTCCGCATGCGATGGAAGGGGATGCCAAGGCCGCGCATGAGGCGCTGATTGAACTGGTCGCTGAGGGCAAGGACGAGCTGATGGAGGAGTTCTTTGCGGTGGGAACGATTCCAGAGGAGCACCTGGTGGGCGCGCTGCATGAGGCGATTCGTGAGGACAGGATCTTTCCGGTGTTGTATGTGAGTGGATTGCAGAACGTTGGAACGGACCACCTGCTGGATTTTCTGAAGGTCTATGCGCCATCGCCGGTGGAGCGCGCCGGAGTGCCGATGCGTGCGGCAGGCAAGGCTGCGGGCAACGGATCGAGTGAGACGGAGATGCGCAAGATCGACGACAGCCAGCCGGTCGCGCTGTACGTGTACAAGACGATGGTCGATCCGTTCGCCGGGAGGATTTCGTTCTTCAAGGTGATCAGCGGATGCGTGAAGAACGACGCGTCAGTGGAGAACTATACGCGCGGCGAGACGGAGCGGCTGAGCCATCTCTCGATTGTTCAAGGACGAAAGTTGACCGAGGTTGCGGAGTTGCACGCGGGCGATCTGGGAGCCGTGGCGAAGCTGCGCGTGTCGCAAACGGGAGACACGCTGGGCGCAAAGGGACATGACGTGGCGATGGAAGCTGCGCCGATCCCGGAGCCTGCGATGACTTACGCGATTGAGCCGAAGTCTCGTGCAGACGAGGACAAGCTGGCGCCTGCGCTTCACAAGCTGATGGAAGAGGACCTGATGCTGAAATTTTATCGGGATCCGCAAACGAACGAGTTCCTGGTGGCGGGCGCGGGGCAGATGCACATCGAGACCGTCGTTTCGCGGCTGAAGCGACGGTTCCATACGGAGGTGACGCTGAAGGCGCCGAAGGTGCCGTACCGCGAGACGGTGCGTGCGAAGGCGCAGGGGCATGGACGGCACAAGAAGCAGACGGGAGGACATGGGCAGTTTGGAGACTGCAAGATCCGGATTGAACCGATGGAGCGCGGCGGCGGCTTCGAGTTCGTGAACGACATCTTCGGCGGATCGATACCGCGGCAGTTTGTGCCGGCGGTGGAGAAAGGGATTCAGGAGTCGGCAGCGCGCGGATATCTCGCGGGGTATCCGGTCGTCGACTTTCGCGCGGTCGTCTATGACGGCAGCTACCACGATGTGGACTCGAGCGAGATGGCGTTCAAGATGGCCGGACGGCTGGCGTTTCGGGCCGCCATGGAACAGGCAAAGCCTGCGCTGCTGGAGCCGATCATGAAGGTGGAGATCGAGATGCCGGACGAGTTCGCTGGCGCCGTGATGGGCGACCTGAACAGCCGGAGAGGCCGCGTGCAGGGGATGGATAGCGCAGGAACTGGCACCGTGGTGCATGCACAGGTGCCGCTGGCAGAGATGCTGAGCTACGGAACGACGCTGACCTCGATGACCCAGGGCCGGGGCAGCTTCCGGATGGAGATGGACCACTACGATTTTGTGCCGCCGGCGATTTCAGAAAAGATTGCGGCCGGCGCGAAGAAGCCCGCCGGTGAAGAGCTAGAGGAGTAA
- a CDS encoding transporter, translating to MFLRPFVVGTVLLLAASVSAQTQSATAAPAPVNPAAQAERSTQVRNTQADVVDVKIQQALRERDAIIRNLLERVQELESRLNAVNNTGLTGHGPVPSAVAIAPAPTTSLSTTISNSTYDEAERHASAALDRALLVRGGLLLPPGLMEVDDAASYYSLSSDHVTVNGFALFPVLVVGDITSERLRRDILINSVTSRLGVTKQLQLDVNVPYGYVLNRTVDATETQTTQSQFGLGDISGGASYQFQTEHGSVPDLLASLHFKSSTGTNSYDLTSSETSLGTGFNGVTASLTAAKTNDPLVFFGSLAYTKNFPAHHTIPISDPSNPDITSEVGYIRPGDAYGFQLGSVLSLNPETSMTVGWSQQFTRQAKLNGQALPASYLVEGSLRIGTSYMFAPGRLMDVSMGVGLTPDTPNLQFSVSLPIRWTLWRPSYVASH from the coding sequence ATGTTTCTACGGCCATTCGTAGTAGGCACGGTTCTGCTGCTTGCGGCGAGCGTCAGCGCACAAACGCAGTCCGCCACCGCGGCGCCGGCGCCTGTAAACCCGGCAGCCCAGGCGGAACGCTCGACACAAGTACGCAACACACAAGCCGACGTCGTCGACGTCAAGATTCAGCAGGCCCTGCGCGAGCGCGATGCCATCATTCGCAATCTTCTGGAGCGCGTGCAGGAGCTCGAGTCGCGACTGAACGCGGTTAACAATACCGGGCTGACCGGTCATGGCCCCGTTCCCTCGGCCGTCGCGATAGCGCCGGCACCGACAACTTCGCTCTCGACGACGATAAGCAACTCAACGTACGACGAGGCAGAGCGACACGCGTCAGCAGCACTGGATCGCGCCCTGCTGGTGCGTGGTGGTCTGTTATTGCCACCCGGCCTGATGGAGGTTGATGATGCGGCTTCGTACTATAGCCTTTCTTCGGACCACGTGACGGTTAATGGGTTCGCATTGTTTCCCGTTCTTGTCGTCGGAGATATCACCTCTGAGCGGTTGCGCAGAGACATCCTGATCAATTCAGTCACTTCGCGACTCGGCGTTACAAAGCAGCTGCAATTGGACGTCAATGTTCCCTATGGCTACGTTCTGAATCGCACGGTTGACGCCACGGAAACGCAGACGACACAGAGCCAGTTTGGACTCGGTGACATCTCGGGAGGTGCGTCCTACCAATTCCAAACCGAACATGGCAGCGTTCCGGACCTTCTGGCGAGCCTGCATTTCAAGTCGAGCACTGGAACGAATTCGTATGACCTTACCAGCTCCGAGACATCGCTGGGAACCGGGTTCAATGGTGTAACAGCGTCCCTGACCGCGGCGAAGACGAATGATCCGCTTGTGTTTTTCGGCAGCCTTGCCTACACCAAGAACTTCCCGGCGCACCACACAATTCCCATCAGCGATCCTTCGAATCCGGACATCACCAGCGAGGTCGGTTATATTCGTCCGGGCGATGCGTACGGGTTCCAGTTGGGTTCGGTGTTGTCTTTGAACCCGGAAACGTCGATGACGGTCGGCTGGAGTCAGCAGTTCACGCGACAGGCGAAACTGAATGGCCAGGCATTGCCGGCGTCATACCTTGTGGAAGGTTCGCTGCGCATCGGCACGTCGTATATGTTCGCGCCGGGCCGGCTGATGGACGTGAGCATGGGCGTTGGCCTCACGCCGGATACACCAAACCTGCAGTTTTCAGTCTCGCTTCCGATTCGATGGACGCTATGGAGGCCATCCTACGTTGCGAGTCATTAG